A genomic region of Nymphaea colorata isolate Beijing-Zhang1983 chromosome 2, ASM883128v2, whole genome shotgun sequence contains the following coding sequences:
- the LOC116247893 gene encoding uncharacterized protein LOC116247893, which produces MGWIGETVDSIKSLQIRHVVTQAVSLGMIVTSALIIWKGLMCVTGSESPVVVVLSGSMEPGFKRGDILFLYMSKDPIRAGEIVVFHVDGREIPIVHRVIKVHERNETHEVDVLTKGDNNFGDDRLLYAHGQLWLQQHHIMGRAVGFLPYVGWVTIIMTEKPIIKYLLIGALGLLVITSKE; this is translated from the exons ATGGGGTGGATCGGGGAAACTGTCGACTCCATCAAATCGCTTCAAATTAGGCATGTAGTCACGCAGGCCGTTAGCCTCG GGATGATAGTGACGTCTGCCCTAATAATTTGGAAGGGGCTAATGTGTGTCACCGGTAGTGAGTCGCCTGTTGTCGTGGTTCTTTCTGGCAGTATGGAGCCTGGGTTCAAGAGG GGAGACATATTGTTCCTGTACATGAGTAAGGATCCGATTCGAGCTGGGGAAATAGTTGTGTTCCATGTTGAC GGTCGTGAAATTCCCATTGTCCATCGAGTAATCAAG GTTCATGAGCGCAACGAGACTCATGAAGTGGATGTACTAACAAAAG GAGATAACAATTTTGGAGATGATAGGCTTTTGTATGCCCATGGTCAGCTCTGGCTTCAGCAGCATCACATTATGGGTAGAGCTGTTGG GTTTTTACCATATGTTGGATGGGTAACAATTATCATGACAGAGAAGCCAATTATCAAG TATCTGCTCATTGGAGCCCTAGGATTGCTGGTTATAACATCTAAAGAGTAG
- the LOC116248627 gene encoding uncharacterized protein LOC116248627 isoform X2: MAGTIISAHSSRSESEEEERTRNKAKKTKKKKQQTLILLDGSDEDREANEDLTDVILEKAKKRMRGIEEPERDVRIGDLPNSSSIIEVSSSDGVEVIDEVVVADINVNLKRRRAKERKKNKKTNRGEEDKVGAADGKLGEEDKVGVADGKSIIDQNVGISRSPEARAEEVEMTNNTVLRKLLRGPRYFDPPGESWGACYNCGEVGHAASKCLVKKPKKPCYICGKFGHAAKSCSEVHACFICKRTGHRAKNCSGKQNIETLRFCLHCGSLGHDMSTCTNDYDQDDLKEIQCYICRQYGHLCCADFVDAGPSVVSCYSCGQIGHAGSGCARDKNGKGSTLCYKCGGEGHLARGCNNLYQSDKKLAEPSTPRYAPAENDNFLGFKSVPHDSGRSQESWGPRHHEGSGFSSRKFRRNNGWITNGGYSPARNANLNEWGSPKTPFEKGQWNSGLRWHGSQSSYIPSSRSSNFRYSDPRSSYTPGFGGPRFRSDANSSWRPHQHAKFAHPT, encoded by the exons ATGGCCGGAACCATCATCTCTGCGCATAGCAGTCGGTCGGAATccgaggaggaggagagaacGAGGAATAAGGcgaagaagacaaagaagaagaagcagcagaCGCTGATCTTATTAGACGGCAGCGACGAGGACCGGGAGGCGAACGAGGATCTGACGGATGTGATCTTAGAGAAGGCGAAGAAGAGGATGCGGGGGATCGAGGAGCCGGAGCGGGACGTGAGGATCGGCGACTTGCCCAACTCCTCGTCCATCATTGAAGTGTCTTCGTCGGATGGCGTCGAGGTGATCGACGAGGTGGTTGTTGCCGACATCAATGTGAATCTGAAGAGGAGGAGAGCgaaggagaggaaaaagaataagaagaccAATAGGGGTGAGGAAGACAAGGTGGGAGCCGCGGATGGAAAGTTGggggaagaagacaaagtgGGAGTTGCGGATGGAAAATCG ATTATAGATCAAAATGTCGGAATTTCAAGGTCTCCTGAAGCCAGGGCGGAAGAGGTCGAAATGACAAATAACACAGTCCTGCGGAAACTCCTG CGTGGGCCTCGCTATTTTGATCCTCCCGGAGAATCTTGGGGAGCTTGTTATAACTGCGGTGAAGTGGGACATGCTGCATCAAAATGTTTGGTGAAGAAGCCGAAGAAGCCATGTTACATCTGCGGAAAGTTTGGGCATGCTGCCAAGTCGTGTTCTGAG GTGCATGCATGTTTTATATGCAAAAGGACCGGCCATCGAGCAAAGAACTGCTCAGGGAAGCAAAATATTGAAACTTTGAGATTCTGTTTGCATTGTGGAAGTCTTGGCCATGATATGTCGACATGTACAAATGATTATGACCAAGACGACTTGAAG GAGATACAATGTTACATCTGTCGGCAATATGGGCACTTATGTTGTGCTGATTTTGTTGATGCTGGTCCAAGTGTAGTATCTTGTTACAGTTGTGGTCAGATTGGTCATGCTGGTTCA GGATGTGCAAGGGACAAAAATGGTAAAGGGTCCACATTATGTTATAAATGTGGAGGAGAGGGGCATTTAGCACGTGGATGCAATAACCTTTACCAG tctGATAAAAAATTAGCTGAACCATCGACACCTCGCTATGCTCCGGCTGAAAATGACAACTTTTTGGGTTTTAAATCAGTGCCCCATGATTCTGGTAG GTCACAGGAGTCCTGGGGGCCGAGACATCATGAAGGTTCAGGTTTTAGTAGTCGAAAGTTTAGGCGAAATAATGGATGGATAACAAATGGAGGCTATTCACCTGCAAGAAATGCTAATCTGAATGAATGGGGGTCTCCAAAAACACCATTTGAGAAGGGTCAGTGGAATTCTGGTCTACGATGGCATGGATCTCAGTCAAGTTACATTCCATCTTCAAGGAGCTCAAATTTTAGGTACAGTGATCCGCGTTCAAGCTATACACCGGGCTTTGGGGGGCCAAGGTTTCGGTCAGATGCAAATAGTTCATGGAGGCCTCATCAACACGCCAAATTTGCACATCCAACTTAG
- the LOC116248627 gene encoding uncharacterized protein LOC116248627 isoform X1 has product MAGTIISAHSSRSESEEEERTRNKAKKTKKKKQQTLILLDGSDEDREANEDLTDVILEKAKKRMRGIEEPERDVRIGDLPNSSSIIEVSSSDGVEVIDEVVVADINVNLKRRRAKERKKNKKTNRGEEDKVGAADGKLGEEDKVGVADGKSIIDQNVGISRSPEARAEEVEMTNNTVLRKLLRGPRYFDPPGESWGACYNCGEVGHAASKCLVKKPKKPCYICGKFGHAAKSCSEVHACFICKRTGHRAKNCSGKQNIETLRFCLHCGSLGHDMSTCTNDYDQDDLKEIQCYICRQYGHLCCADFVDAGPSVVSCYSCGQIGHAGSGCARDKNGKGSTLCYKCGGEGHLARGCNNLYQSDKKLAEPSTPRYAPAENDNFLGFKSVPHDSGRSQESWGLRVPHDSSRSQESWGPRHHEGSGFSSRKFRRNNGWITNGGYSPARNANLNEWGSPKTPFEKGQWNSGLRWHGSQSSYIPSSRSSNFRYSDPRSSYTPGFGGPRFRSDANSSWRPHQHAKFAHPT; this is encoded by the exons ATGGCCGGAACCATCATCTCTGCGCATAGCAGTCGGTCGGAATccgaggaggaggagagaacGAGGAATAAGGcgaagaagacaaagaagaagaagcagcagaCGCTGATCTTATTAGACGGCAGCGACGAGGACCGGGAGGCGAACGAGGATCTGACGGATGTGATCTTAGAGAAGGCGAAGAAGAGGATGCGGGGGATCGAGGAGCCGGAGCGGGACGTGAGGATCGGCGACTTGCCCAACTCCTCGTCCATCATTGAAGTGTCTTCGTCGGATGGCGTCGAGGTGATCGACGAGGTGGTTGTTGCCGACATCAATGTGAATCTGAAGAGGAGGAGAGCgaaggagaggaaaaagaataagaagaccAATAGGGGTGAGGAAGACAAGGTGGGAGCCGCGGATGGAAAGTTGggggaagaagacaaagtgGGAGTTGCGGATGGAAAATCG ATTATAGATCAAAATGTCGGAATTTCAAGGTCTCCTGAAGCCAGGGCGGAAGAGGTCGAAATGACAAATAACACAGTCCTGCGGAAACTCCTG CGTGGGCCTCGCTATTTTGATCCTCCCGGAGAATCTTGGGGAGCTTGTTATAACTGCGGTGAAGTGGGACATGCTGCATCAAAATGTTTGGTGAAGAAGCCGAAGAAGCCATGTTACATCTGCGGAAAGTTTGGGCATGCTGCCAAGTCGTGTTCTGAG GTGCATGCATGTTTTATATGCAAAAGGACCGGCCATCGAGCAAAGAACTGCTCAGGGAAGCAAAATATTGAAACTTTGAGATTCTGTTTGCATTGTGGAAGTCTTGGCCATGATATGTCGACATGTACAAATGATTATGACCAAGACGACTTGAAG GAGATACAATGTTACATCTGTCGGCAATATGGGCACTTATGTTGTGCTGATTTTGTTGATGCTGGTCCAAGTGTAGTATCTTGTTACAGTTGTGGTCAGATTGGTCATGCTGGTTCA GGATGTGCAAGGGACAAAAATGGTAAAGGGTCCACATTATGTTATAAATGTGGAGGAGAGGGGCATTTAGCACGTGGATGCAATAACCTTTACCAG tctGATAAAAAATTAGCTGAACCATCGACACCTCGCTATGCTCCGGCTGAAAATGACAACTTTTTGGGTTTTAAATCAGTGCCCCATGATTCTGGTAGGTCACAGGAGTCCTGGGGGCTGAGAGTGCCGCATGATTCTAGTAGGTCACAGGAGTCCTGGGGGCCGAGACATCATGAAGGTTCAGGTTTTAGTAGTCGAAAGTTTAGGCGAAATAATGGATGGATAACAAATGGAGGCTATTCACCTGCAAGAAATGCTAATCTGAATGAATGGGGGTCTCCAAAAACACCATTTGAGAAGGGTCAGTGGAATTCTGGTCTACGATGGCATGGATCTCAGTCAAGTTACATTCCATCTTCAAGGAGCTCAAATTTTAGGTACAGTGATCCGCGTTCAAGCTATACACCGGGCTTTGGGGGGCCAAGGTTTCGGTCAGATGCAAATAGTTCATGGAGGCCTCATCAACACGCCAAATTTGCACATCCAACTTAG
- the LOC116248629 gene encoding rhomboid-like protein 15 isoform X2, producing the protein MRPNIVSEAGLSTRLNQWWGGIPFITSGVVVVCGFIYLLCLLAGYDSFAEICFWPSMVISRFQVYRIYTSILFHGSLLHVMFNMLALVPLGSGLERIMGSVRVLYVIFLLATTNAIFHLLIASVVANNPIHPYHYLMDECAIGFSGVIFSMIVIETSLSGIQSRSVFGLFNVPAKWYAWILLVVFQLLMTNVSLLGHLCGILSGFAYTYGMLNFLLPGSSFYSRIEGSSVLSSCVRRPGFIVGGGGSPTAAQLPTYTSVPLSNSPLSGNMWRNLSSWMPQRLSSVSEPAQESNRFPGRGRVLGSAHISSPSPTVSSDSGLQTRLLDTSASVHQDPPLRTGARISDSRNSSVESAAAHIERIGTTNQTLSNYSDQLQQLVAMGFDKSKAEVALAATGDPSAAVELLTNQG; encoded by the exons ATGAGGCCCAACATCGTCTCCGAG GCAGGGCTATCGACTCGGTTGAATCAGTGGTGGGGAGGCATTCCGTTCATTACTTCAGGGGTGGTCGTTGTGTGTGGCTTTATATACTTGCTGTGCCTGTTGGCAGGGTATGACTCCTTTGCTGAGATATGCTTCTGGCCCAGTATGGTTATTTCACGATTCCAAG TTTACAGGATCTATACATCGATTCTTTTTCATGGATCTTTGTTGCATGTCATGTTTAACATGCTGGCTCTGGTACCTCTTGGCAGTGGGTTAGAAAGAATCATGGGATCTGTTCGTGTATTATATGTGATCTTTTTGTTGGCCACAACAAATGCCATTTTCCACCTTCTTATTGCATCAGTGGTAGCCAATAACCCTATACACCCTTACCATTATCTGATGGACGAGTGTGCAATTGGATTCTCAGGTGTCATATTTTCTATGATTGTCATAGAAACAAGTTTAAGCGGAATTCAATCAAGAAG TGTGTTTGGACTTTTCAACGTGCCTGCAAAATG GTATGCATGGATTTTGCTGGTTGTCTTCCAGCTTCTGATGACAAATGTTTCGCTACTGGGGCACTTATGTGGAATTTTATCTGGGTTTGCAT ATACTTATGGAATGCTTAACTTTCTCCTGCCTGGATCATCCTTCTATTCAAGGATTGAGGGTTCCTCTGTGCTT TCATCTTGTGTTAGAAGGCCTGGATTTATTGTGGGTGGTGGAGGTAGTCCAACTGCTGCACAACTCCCTACATATACAAGCGTGCCTTTGAG TAATTCTCCTCTTTCTGGAAATATGTGGAGAAATCTCTCCTCGTGGATGCCACAGAGATTGTCATCAGTTTCTGAG CCAGCCCAAGAAAGCAACAGGTTTCCAGGTAGAGGGAGGGTTCTTGGATCAGCTCACATTTCTTCCCCTTCTCCCACAGTCTCTTCTGATTCAGGACTTCAAACCAGACTGCTAGACACTAGTGCATCAGTTCATCAAGATCCACCTCTGAGAACAGGAGCTCGAATATCAGATTCAAG GAATTCATCTGTTGAAAGTGCAGCAGCTCACATTGAAAGGATAGGCACAACAAACCAG ACTCTTAGTAATTACAGCGATCAACTCCAGCAACTTGTGGCTATGGGTTTTGACAAG AGCAAAGCAGAGGTGGCCCTTGCAGCGACAGGGGATCCAAGTGCAGCCGTTGAACTTTTGACGAACCAG GGGTAA
- the LOC116248629 gene encoding rhomboid-like protein 15 isoform X4 — translation MRPNIVSEAGLSTRLNQWWGGIPFITSGVVVVCGFIYLLCLLAGYDSFAEICFWPSMVISRFQGVIFSMIVIETSLSGIQSRSVFGLFNVPAKWYAWILLVVFQLLMTNVSLLGHLCGILSGFAYTYGMLNFLLPGSSFYSRIEGSSVLSSCVRRPGFIVGGGGSPTAAQLPTYTSVPLSNSPLSGNMWRNLSSWMPQRLSSVSEPAQESNRFPGRGRVLGSAHISSPSPTVSSDSGLQTRLLDTSASVHQDPPLRTGARISDSRNSSVESAAAHIERIGTTNQTLSNYSDQLQQLVAMGFDKVACKQDLAAHEFVAKAGSALMGRLSFSLAGVCCSSRLLELQTRTFDF, via the exons ATGAGGCCCAACATCGTCTCCGAG GCAGGGCTATCGACTCGGTTGAATCAGTGGTGGGGAGGCATTCCGTTCATTACTTCAGGGGTGGTCGTTGTGTGTGGCTTTATATACTTGCTGTGCCTGTTGGCAGGGTATGACTCCTTTGCTGAGATATGCTTCTGGCCCAGTATGGTTATTTCACGATTCCAAG GTGTCATATTTTCTATGATTGTCATAGAAACAAGTTTAAGCGGAATTCAATCAAGAAG TGTGTTTGGACTTTTCAACGTGCCTGCAAAATG GTATGCATGGATTTTGCTGGTTGTCTTCCAGCTTCTGATGACAAATGTTTCGCTACTGGGGCACTTATGTGGAATTTTATCTGGGTTTGCAT ATACTTATGGAATGCTTAACTTTCTCCTGCCTGGATCATCCTTCTATTCAAGGATTGAGGGTTCCTCTGTGCTT TCATCTTGTGTTAGAAGGCCTGGATTTATTGTGGGTGGTGGAGGTAGTCCAACTGCTGCACAACTCCCTACATATACAAGCGTGCCTTTGAG TAATTCTCCTCTTTCTGGAAATATGTGGAGAAATCTCTCCTCGTGGATGCCACAGAGATTGTCATCAGTTTCTGAG CCAGCCCAAGAAAGCAACAGGTTTCCAGGTAGAGGGAGGGTTCTTGGATCAGCTCACATTTCTTCCCCTTCTCCCACAGTCTCTTCTGATTCAGGACTTCAAACCAGACTGCTAGACACTAGTGCATCAGTTCATCAAGATCCACCTCTGAGAACAGGAGCTCGAATATCAGATTCAAG GAATTCATCTGTTGAAAGTGCAGCAGCTCACATTGAAAGGATAGGCACAACAAACCAG ACTCTTAGTAATTACAGCGATCAACTCCAGCAACTTGTGGCTATGGGTTTTGACAAG GTGGCCTGTAAGCAGGACCTGGCTGCACATGAATTTGTAGCCAAGGCTGGCTCTGCGCTCATGGGTCGCCTGTCCTTTTCCCTAGCAGGTGTTTGTTGCTCCAGCAGACTACTGGAGCTCCAGACTAGAACTTTCGACTTCTAA
- the LOC116248629 gene encoding rhomboid-like protein 15 isoform X1: MRPNIVSEAGLSTRLNQWWGGIPFITSGVVVVCGFIYLLCLLAGYDSFAEICFWPSMVISRFQVYRIYTSILFHGSLLHVMFNMLALVPLGSGLERIMGSVRVLYVIFLLATTNAIFHLLIASVVANNPIHPYHYLMDECAIGFSGVIFSMIVIETSLSGIQSRSVFGLFNVPAKWYAWILLVVFQLLMTNVSLLGHLCGILSGFAYTYGMLNFLLPGSSFYSRIEGSSVLSSCVRRPGFIVGGGGSPTAAQLPTYTSVPLSNSPLSGNMWRNLSSWMPQRLSSVSEPAQESNRFPGRGRVLGSAHISSPSPTVSSDSGLQTRLLDTSASVHQDPPLRTGARISDSRNSSVESAAAHIERIGTTNQTLSNYSDQLQQLVAMGFDKVACKQDLAAHEFVAKAGSALMGRLSFSLAGVCCSSRLLELQTRTFDF; this comes from the exons ATGAGGCCCAACATCGTCTCCGAG GCAGGGCTATCGACTCGGTTGAATCAGTGGTGGGGAGGCATTCCGTTCATTACTTCAGGGGTGGTCGTTGTGTGTGGCTTTATATACTTGCTGTGCCTGTTGGCAGGGTATGACTCCTTTGCTGAGATATGCTTCTGGCCCAGTATGGTTATTTCACGATTCCAAG TTTACAGGATCTATACATCGATTCTTTTTCATGGATCTTTGTTGCATGTCATGTTTAACATGCTGGCTCTGGTACCTCTTGGCAGTGGGTTAGAAAGAATCATGGGATCTGTTCGTGTATTATATGTGATCTTTTTGTTGGCCACAACAAATGCCATTTTCCACCTTCTTATTGCATCAGTGGTAGCCAATAACCCTATACACCCTTACCATTATCTGATGGACGAGTGTGCAATTGGATTCTCAGGTGTCATATTTTCTATGATTGTCATAGAAACAAGTTTAAGCGGAATTCAATCAAGAAG TGTGTTTGGACTTTTCAACGTGCCTGCAAAATG GTATGCATGGATTTTGCTGGTTGTCTTCCAGCTTCTGATGACAAATGTTTCGCTACTGGGGCACTTATGTGGAATTTTATCTGGGTTTGCAT ATACTTATGGAATGCTTAACTTTCTCCTGCCTGGATCATCCTTCTATTCAAGGATTGAGGGTTCCTCTGTGCTT TCATCTTGTGTTAGAAGGCCTGGATTTATTGTGGGTGGTGGAGGTAGTCCAACTGCTGCACAACTCCCTACATATACAAGCGTGCCTTTGAG TAATTCTCCTCTTTCTGGAAATATGTGGAGAAATCTCTCCTCGTGGATGCCACAGAGATTGTCATCAGTTTCTGAG CCAGCCCAAGAAAGCAACAGGTTTCCAGGTAGAGGGAGGGTTCTTGGATCAGCTCACATTTCTTCCCCTTCTCCCACAGTCTCTTCTGATTCAGGACTTCAAACCAGACTGCTAGACACTAGTGCATCAGTTCATCAAGATCCACCTCTGAGAACAGGAGCTCGAATATCAGATTCAAG GAATTCATCTGTTGAAAGTGCAGCAGCTCACATTGAAAGGATAGGCACAACAAACCAG ACTCTTAGTAATTACAGCGATCAACTCCAGCAACTTGTGGCTATGGGTTTTGACAAG GTGGCCTGTAAGCAGGACCTGGCTGCACATGAATTTGTAGCCAAGGCTGGCTCTGCGCTCATGGGTCGCCTGTCCTTTTCCCTAGCAGGTGTTTGTTGCTCCAGCAGACTACTGGAGCTCCAGACTAGAACTTTCGACTTCTAA
- the LOC116248629 gene encoding rhomboid-like protein 15 isoform X3 has translation MRPNIVSEAGLSTRLNQWWGGIPFITSGVVVVCGFIYLLCLLAGYDSFAEICFWPSMVISRFQVYRIYTSILFHGSLLHVMFNMLALVPLGSGLERIMGSVRVLYVIFLLATTNAIFHLLIASVVANNPIHPYHYLMDECAIGFSGVIFSMIVIETSLSGIQSRSVFGLFNVPAKWYAWILLVVFQLLMTNVSLLGHLCGILSGFAYTYGMLNFLLPGSSFYSRIEGSSVLSSCVRRPGFIVGGGGSPTAAQLPTYTSVPLSNSPLSGNMWRNLSSWMPQRLSSVSEPAQESNRFPGRGRVLGSAHISSPSPTVSSDSGLQTRLLDTSASVHQDPPLRTGARISDSRNSSVESAAAHIERIGTTNQTLSNYSDQLQQLVAMGFDKL, from the exons ATGAGGCCCAACATCGTCTCCGAG GCAGGGCTATCGACTCGGTTGAATCAGTGGTGGGGAGGCATTCCGTTCATTACTTCAGGGGTGGTCGTTGTGTGTGGCTTTATATACTTGCTGTGCCTGTTGGCAGGGTATGACTCCTTTGCTGAGATATGCTTCTGGCCCAGTATGGTTATTTCACGATTCCAAG TTTACAGGATCTATACATCGATTCTTTTTCATGGATCTTTGTTGCATGTCATGTTTAACATGCTGGCTCTGGTACCTCTTGGCAGTGGGTTAGAAAGAATCATGGGATCTGTTCGTGTATTATATGTGATCTTTTTGTTGGCCACAACAAATGCCATTTTCCACCTTCTTATTGCATCAGTGGTAGCCAATAACCCTATACACCCTTACCATTATCTGATGGACGAGTGTGCAATTGGATTCTCAGGTGTCATATTTTCTATGATTGTCATAGAAACAAGTTTAAGCGGAATTCAATCAAGAAG TGTGTTTGGACTTTTCAACGTGCCTGCAAAATG GTATGCATGGATTTTGCTGGTTGTCTTCCAGCTTCTGATGACAAATGTTTCGCTACTGGGGCACTTATGTGGAATTTTATCTGGGTTTGCAT ATACTTATGGAATGCTTAACTTTCTCCTGCCTGGATCATCCTTCTATTCAAGGATTGAGGGTTCCTCTGTGCTT TCATCTTGTGTTAGAAGGCCTGGATTTATTGTGGGTGGTGGAGGTAGTCCAACTGCTGCACAACTCCCTACATATACAAGCGTGCCTTTGAG TAATTCTCCTCTTTCTGGAAATATGTGGAGAAATCTCTCCTCGTGGATGCCACAGAGATTGTCATCAGTTTCTGAG CCAGCCCAAGAAAGCAACAGGTTTCCAGGTAGAGGGAGGGTTCTTGGATCAGCTCACATTTCTTCCCCTTCTCCCACAGTCTCTTCTGATTCAGGACTTCAAACCAGACTGCTAGACACTAGTGCATCAGTTCATCAAGATCCACCTCTGAGAACAGGAGCTCGAATATCAGATTCAAG GAATTCATCTGTTGAAAGTGCAGCAGCTCACATTGAAAGGATAGGCACAACAAACCAG ACTCTTAGTAATTACAGCGATCAACTCCAGCAACTTGTGGCTATGGGTTTTGACAAG CTATAG